A portion of the Acidobacteriaceae bacterium genome contains these proteins:
- a CDS encoding protein-disulfide reductase DsbD family protein, producing MSKMTSRARRLLLSSFVLFAALFASTAATARGQIQEVGDGTAGPFKAEHLTAEIVTLSPQVAAGGHVTVGLLLTLEEHWHVYWINAGDSGEPPKITWTLPKGIVAGPMQFPPPQRLPLGPFMDYGYEDQVAFPIEITAAKSLKPGKLHLDAKVTWIVCSDRCIPGKAHLGLDLNVVKGPLPASPVVGALGQAIGWLPKPLPAEQKLVAIADGKTIALTLTGAEKQADAEFYPFDKDVIANAADQIVEPLNDGVRLRLERAQDPDHADQSAALPKSLHGLLKLGKDDDAVAYEVDLPVPTGVVPPLSPTGKKALPANVKPATAEITVFSALALAFLGGIILNLMPCVFPVLFLKGLALVNSGNEERSRQRMHGLVYTGGILISFWIIVGSLLALRAGGQQLGWGFQLQSPGFVAILALIMFFLALSLAGQFELGLSLTSAGNDLTRKQGFAGSFFTGMLAVVAATPCMGPLMGAAVGFALAQPSWVTFLVFTSLALGLALPYLILSLNPQWTSILPRPGAWMELLKQLTAVPLFATAIWLTWVYGKLYSAGNNGIDRIAVLLGAFLLLAIAGWALGRWPAKWGSAITALIFIALAIILPLRKPKAEALTWKPWSPEALAAARATGHPVFVDYTAAWCLSCQVNERVVLQNKEIVSKLGDAHVELLKADWTNYDPAITQSLADVNRSGVPTYVIFPPGQKSNADVLPEILTKDIVSQALERDVTKP from the coding sequence ATGTCCAAGATGACCTCCCGCGCCCGCCGCCTGCTGCTCAGCTCGTTCGTACTGTTTGCCGCGCTCTTTGCGAGCACCGCAGCCACCGCTCGCGGCCAGATTCAGGAGGTCGGCGACGGTACCGCCGGACCGTTCAAAGCCGAGCATCTCACCGCCGAAATCGTCACACTCAGCCCGCAGGTCGCTGCCGGAGGCCACGTTACCGTCGGTCTGCTGCTGACGCTCGAAGAGCACTGGCACGTCTACTGGATCAACGCAGGCGACTCCGGCGAACCGCCAAAGATTACGTGGACGCTTCCCAAAGGCATCGTCGCCGGGCCCATGCAGTTTCCGCCGCCGCAGCGCCTTCCGCTCGGGCCGTTCATGGACTACGGCTACGAAGACCAGGTCGCCTTCCCCATCGAGATCACAGCAGCCAAGAGCCTGAAGCCGGGCAAACTCCACCTCGACGCCAAGGTGACGTGGATCGTCTGCTCGGACCGCTGCATCCCCGGCAAAGCACACCTCGGGCTCGACCTGAACGTCGTCAAGGGTCCACTACCCGCATCGCCTGTCGTCGGAGCCCTCGGCCAGGCCATCGGTTGGCTGCCCAAGCCCCTTCCCGCAGAGCAAAAGCTCGTCGCCATCGCCGACGGAAAGACCATTGCCCTCACCCTTACCGGGGCCGAGAAGCAGGCCGACGCCGAGTTCTACCCCTTTGACAAAGACGTCATCGCCAACGCTGCCGACCAGATCGTCGAGCCACTCAACGACGGCGTGCGCCTGCGCCTCGAACGCGCACAGGACCCCGACCACGCCGATCAGTCTGCGGCTCTTCCCAAATCGCTCCACGGCCTGCTGAAGCTCGGCAAAGACGACGATGCCGTCGCCTACGAAGTCGACCTGCCTGTGCCGACCGGAGTCGTGCCGCCACTCTCGCCCACAGGCAAAAAAGCATTGCCCGCCAACGTGAAGCCCGCCACGGCAGAGATCACCGTCTTCTCCGCCCTGGCTCTCGCCTTCCTCGGCGGCATCATCCTCAACCTGATGCCCTGCGTCTTCCCTGTGCTCTTCCTCAAGGGGCTCGCACTGGTGAACTCCGGCAACGAAGAACGCTCGCGCCAGCGGATGCACGGCCTCGTCTACACCGGCGGCATCCTCATCTCGTTCTGGATCATCGTCGGCTCGCTGCTCGCACTGCGCGCCGGTGGGCAGCAACTCGGCTGGGGCTTCCAACTGCAATCGCCGGGCTTCGTCGCCATCCTCGCACTCATCATGTTCTTCCTCGCGCTTTCGCTGGCAGGACAGTTCGAGCTGGGCCTCTCTCTCACCTCCGCAGGCAACGACCTCACCCGCAAACAGGGCTTCGCAGGCAGCTTCTTCACCGGCATGCTCGCCGTCGTGGCCGCCACCCCTTGCATGGGTCCGCTGATGGGCGCAGCCGTCGGCTTCGCGCTCGCACAGCCCTCGTGGGTCACCTTCCTGGTCTTCACCTCGCTGGCCCTGGGACTGGCGCTGCCCTACCTCATCCTCAGCCTCAACCCACAGTGGACCAGCATCCTGCCCCGCCCGGGCGCGTGGATGGAGCTCCTCAAGCAGCTCACCGCCGTGCCTCTCTTCGCGACCGCCATCTGGCTGACGTGGGTCTACGGCAAGCTCTACTCCGCGGGCAACAACGGCATCGACCGTATCGCAGTGCTGCTGGGAGCGTTTCTCCTGCTTGCCATCGCAGGCTGGGCGCTCGGTCGCTGGCCTGCAAAGTGGGGATCAGCTATCACCGCGCTGATCTTCATCGCGCTGGCCATCATCCTGCCACTGCGCAAGCCCAAAGCCGAAGCTCTTACCTGGAAGCCCTGGTCGCCTGAAGCTCTCGCCGCCGCCCGCGCCACCGGCCACCCGGTCTTCGTGGACTACACCGCCGCCTGGTGCCTGAGCTGCCAGGTGAACGAACGCGTCGTGCTGCAGAACAAAGAGATCGTCTCCAAACTCGGCGACGCACACGTTGAATTGCTGAAGGCCGACTGGACAAACTACGATCCTGCGATCACGCAGTCACTCGCCGACGTCAACCGCTCCGGCGTGCCGACCTACGTCATCTTCCCTCCCGGCCAGAAGTCCAACGCCGACGTTCTGCCGGAGATTTTGACCAAGGACATCGTCTCCCAGGCTCTCGAACGCGACGTAACCAAGCCCTAA
- a CDS encoding CoA-binding protein gives MNSPAAIAAMLGHPPADPRTIVVIGLSDNPAKASHSVSAYMQAHGYRIFPVNPALLDINPAATVLGEQVYASLTDLPLKPDVVNVFRLPKFIPAIVDEMIALNLPSLWVQLGLLHTESAERAEAAGIQVVMDRCILIEHRRLSL, from the coding sequence ATGAACTCCCCTGCAGCCATCGCCGCCATGCTCGGACATCCGCCAGCCGATCCCCGCACCATCGTTGTGATCGGCCTCTCCGACAACCCGGCCAAGGCGTCTCACTCCGTCTCCGCCTACATGCAGGCGCACGGATACCGCATCTTCCCCGTCAACCCGGCGCTTCTGGACATAAACCCCGCAGCTACCGTACTTGGCGAACAAGTCTACGCCTCGCTGACGGATCTCCCGCTGAAACCGGATGTCGTCAACGTCTTCCGTCTACCGAAGTTTATTCCCGCCATCGTGGACGAAATGATAGCCCTCAACCTGCCCAGCCTCTGGGTACAACTGGGCCTCCTGCACACCGAATCTGCCGAACGCGCTGAAGCGGCCGGCATCCAGGTCGTCATGGATCGCTGCATCCTGATCGAACACCGCCGCCTCAGCCTCTGA
- a CDS encoding M48 family metallopeptidase has protein sequence MRALSLASILLLGTGAAMAQTPTATPASSTPAQTSTEPVATASQTPDSKKPADDKKTDAKKTDTKDSKKKDEAKVTAPRKPEEIASPGEALDPNIKKGSEEDVDAVGRRNIGGRGMGNWYSTNWEIGVGKQYSMEIEKSSHLITDPVIVEYINRVGQNIVKNSDSKVPFTIKVLDTDEINAMALPGGFFYVNSGLILACDSEDELAGVMAHEIAHVAAHHAARQMTKANYMQIGSIPLMIFTQGTWTGYGIYEASQLAIPLTFLKFSREYEAEADFLGVQYAYKAGYDPQGMVTIFEKLDALEKHKPGALSKAFSDHPATPDRIDNVEDEIATLLPARPDYLVTTSEFDVVKARLARIQNKRGLGSKDKPGKPTLRRVGGSNNDPNSTTQSSSGDDRPTLGRRD, from the coding sequence ATGCGCGCACTTTCTCTGGCTTCCATTCTTTTGCTTGGTACTGGCGCCGCCATGGCGCAGACCCCGACAGCGACGCCTGCGTCGTCTACTCCTGCACAGACGTCGACGGAACCCGTGGCGACTGCATCGCAGACGCCGGACAGCAAGAAGCCTGCGGACGATAAAAAAACGGACGCCAAGAAAACCGACACCAAGGACAGCAAGAAGAAGGACGAGGCGAAGGTTACGGCTCCGCGCAAGCCGGAGGAGATTGCTTCGCCGGGTGAGGCGCTCGATCCGAACATCAAGAAGGGCAGCGAGGAAGACGTTGACGCTGTTGGCCGCCGTAATATCGGCGGCCGCGGTATGGGCAACTGGTACTCGACGAACTGGGAGATTGGCGTCGGCAAGCAGTACTCGATGGAGATTGAGAAGAGCTCGCACCTGATTACGGATCCGGTAATCGTGGAGTACATCAATCGCGTTGGCCAGAATATTGTGAAGAACTCCGACTCGAAGGTGCCGTTCACGATCAAGGTGCTGGACACCGACGAGATCAACGCGATGGCGTTGCCGGGCGGATTCTTTTATGTGAACAGCGGCCTGATTCTGGCGTGTGATTCGGAAGATGAGCTTGCTGGCGTGATGGCGCATGAAATCGCGCACGTGGCTGCGCACCACGCGGCACGGCAGATGACGAAGGCCAACTACATGCAGATCGGCTCGATTCCGCTGATGATCTTTACGCAGGGAACGTGGACGGGCTACGGCATCTACGAGGCCTCGCAGCTTGCGATTCCGCTGACGTTTCTGAAGTTTTCGCGTGAGTACGAAGCGGAGGCGGACTTCCTTGGCGTGCAGTACGCGTATAAGGCGGGTTACGATCCGCAGGGCATGGTGACGATCTTCGAGAAGCTCGATGCGCTGGAAAAGCACAAGCCGGGCGCGCTTTCGAAGGCGTTCAGCGATCATCCGGCGACGCCGGACCGTATCGACAACGTTGAGGATGAGATTGCCACTCTGCTTCCGGCTCGACCGGATTATCTGGTGACGACCAGCGAGTTTGATGTGGTGAAGGCGCGGTTGGCGCGTATCCAGAACAAGCGTGGGCTGGGTTCGAAGGACAAGCCCGGTAAACCGACGCTGCGTCGTGTGGGCGGAAGCAACAATGATCCGAACTCGACGACCCAGAGCAGCAGCGGCGACGATCGTCCGACGCTTGGCCGTCGCGACTAA
- the queF gene encoding preQ(1) synthase: protein MADEQSTYTTGYTDDHAKAGLDVNFPPIETWRNQFPSYEILIDDPEFTSVCPKTSLPDFGRLTIRYMPREKCMELKSLKEYLFVYRNLGIFQENIANQVLNDVVKATDPVWCEIVGDFRPRGGISTIVTAYYPRTETDAKR, encoded by the coding sequence ATGGCAGACGAACAGAGCACCTACACGACCGGCTACACCGATGACCATGCCAAGGCTGGCCTTGACGTCAACTTTCCGCCCATTGAGACGTGGCGCAACCAGTTTCCTTCTTACGAGATTTTGATCGATGACCCCGAGTTCACGAGCGTGTGCCCGAAGACGAGCCTGCCTGACTTTGGCCGTCTGACGATCCGTTACATGCCGCGCGAGAAGTGCATGGAGTTGAAGTCGCTGAAGGAGTATTTGTTCGTGTATCGCAACCTGGGCATCTTCCAGGAGAACATTGCGAACCAGGTGCTGAACGACGTGGTGAAGGCTACTGATCCGGTGTGGTGCGAGATCGTTGGCGACTTCCGCCCGCGTGGTGGTATTTCGACAATTGTGACGGCGTACTACCCGCGCACTGAGACAGACGCGAAGCGGTAG